A portion of the Acidisarcina polymorpha genome contains these proteins:
- a CDS encoding response regulator transcription factor has translation MVGASPAVREVIPGISEAIKVEAVCFDSTREFLECSREEEASCLILNLCHRNEEGFQLQCRLAEEAYPPVIFTCYHGDVPSVVRALKCGPVELLASPISPADLEDAILSALSRDRTQRRQRAEREDLQRRYSILTPREREVLPLIVGGLLNKQAASVLGISEVTLQIHRSQVVRKMQAHSIADLVRMAASLQIPFWTENDTTSETLPQRCPFATPHHRPVRSRHWRR, from the coding sequence ATGGTCGGAGCTAGCCCCGCCGTGCGTGAGGTTATACCGGGAATTAGTGAGGCGATAAAGGTGGAAGCGGTTTGCTTCGACTCAACCCGGGAGTTCTTGGAATGTAGCCGGGAAGAAGAGGCCTCTTGCCTCATCTTAAACTTGTGTCATCGGAATGAGGAGGGATTCCAGCTGCAATGCCGGTTAGCCGAAGAGGCTTACCCTCCGGTCATTTTTACTTGCTATCACGGCGATGTTCCTTCCGTCGTTCGAGCGCTGAAGTGCGGTCCGGTGGAGCTGTTGGCCTCACCGATCAGCCCTGCCGATTTGGAGGATGCAATCTTGTCCGCACTGTCTAGGGACCGAACACAGCGACGACAGAGGGCCGAGCGGGAAGATCTCCAACGGCGATATTCAATTCTGACGCCGCGCGAAAGGGAGGTGCTTCCCTTGATCGTTGGTGGGCTATTAAACAAACAAGCGGCGTCGGTCCTTGGGATTTCGGAAGTGACGCTTCAAATTCACCGAAGCCAAGTGGTGCGGAAAATGCAGGCTCACTCCATTGCGGATCTCGTCAGGATGGCAGCAAGTCTTCAAATCCCTTTCTGGACGGAGAATGACACGACCTCGGAAACCCTGCCGCAGCGATGCCCCTTTGCTACACCACACCATCGGCCGGTGCGAAGCCGGCACTGGCGGCGGTAG
- a CDS encoding helix-turn-helix domain-containing protein, whose protein sequence is MEEQPIASERLNRTRKEELTLAGYSEERRVFVRAGKEQVPLFKQRPILDSRRSPWRGLILEKHHHAGCEIPVHDHESLCLHFQTGGQVDMDWLCSGRSGRERSVPGSMMLLPAGTRDSVIWHGSTQRIVAAFEPALLADATEQMGLRGLCDFKLLWSFRDDQVGLLLDAMNREMASGWGTGALYGDLLSMALSVALVRKYGELSKSIPHLRGGLSQRHIKRVIAYIEDHLHEDIRLEELANLNSLSRYHFARAFRESLGETPYQYILKTRVQRAKRLLLVPGSTVSDVAARTGFSDPSQFTRMFRKITGATPLEWRRNA, encoded by the coding sequence ATGGAGGAGCAACCGATTGCATCAGAAAGGCTGAACAGGACGAGGAAAGAGGAACTGACGTTGGCAGGCTATTCGGAAGAGAGACGTGTGTTTGTCCGGGCCGGAAAAGAACAGGTTCCCTTGTTCAAACAACGCCCGATCCTGGACAGCCGGCGCTCGCCTTGGCGTGGCCTGATTTTGGAGAAGCATCATCACGCAGGATGCGAGATTCCCGTCCACGATCACGAGTCTCTGTGTCTGCATTTTCAGACGGGCGGACAGGTCGATATGGACTGGTTATGCTCTGGCCGATCGGGACGCGAACGATCCGTTCCTGGGAGCATGATGTTATTGCCGGCTGGCACCCGGGACAGCGTTATATGGCACGGATCGACTCAGAGGATAGTTGCGGCTTTTGAACCTGCGTTGCTTGCAGACGCTACAGAACAGATGGGCCTCAGGGGACTATGTGACTTCAAACTACTATGGTCGTTTCGCGATGATCAAGTCGGACTTCTGCTAGACGCGATGAATCGCGAAATGGCGAGCGGGTGGGGCACAGGCGCTTTATATGGTGATCTCCTTAGCATGGCATTGTCGGTCGCTTTGGTCCGTAAATATGGAGAGTTATCGAAGTCGATCCCACATCTTCGGGGAGGTCTTTCTCAACGCCATATCAAGAGAGTCATCGCCTACATAGAAGACCATTTGCATGAAGACATTCGACTAGAGGAACTGGCGAATCTGAATTCGCTAAGTCGCTATCATTTTGCAAGGGCGTTTCGGGAATCTTTGGGTGAAACCCCGTATCAGTACATCCTAAAGACGAGAGTTCAACGCGCGAAACGCCTTCTCCTTGTACCAGGTTCCACCGTTTCCGACGTCGCGGCGAGGACCGGCTTCTCTGACCCGAGCCAGTTTACCCGCATGTTCCGGAAGATCACCGGAGCTACTCCACTGGAGTGGCGGCGAAACGCATGA
- a CDS encoding cysteine hydrolase: METNDMQNTSRRRFLTSAGASAAATIFVSNLSAQSPESGGSGINPAETSQHLSLHRSDTAVVIIDPQNDVLSEKGLAWPLLHESLKENNTVENIEKLFKTAKTHDYEVFVSPHYFFPEDKGWKFNGPLEEVEATEGMFARKGRLDISGLKGAGADWLERYKPYIEDGKTIVCSPHRVWGPETNDLVLQLRKRSISKVILGGMLANMCVESHLRELLEQGFEVAVVKDATAAPKHPQWGYGYTAALINYAFLAHAVLTTDDAVKTMQRG, encoded by the coding sequence ATGGAAACGAATGACATGCAGAACACGTCGCGCCGCCGCTTTCTCACATCTGCAGGTGCATCTGCAGCCGCCACAATCTTCGTCTCGAATCTTTCCGCGCAGAGCCCCGAAAGCGGGGGAAGCGGCATTAATCCAGCGGAGACGAGCCAGCACTTAAGCCTTCACAGATCGGATACTGCGGTGGTGATCATCGACCCACAGAACGATGTTCTAAGCGAAAAAGGTCTCGCATGGCCGTTGCTGCACGAGAGCCTGAAGGAGAACAACACTGTCGAGAACATCGAGAAGCTCTTCAAGACGGCAAAGACGCACGACTATGAAGTATTCGTTTCACCACATTATTTCTTCCCAGAGGATAAGGGTTGGAAGTTCAACGGTCCCTTGGAGGAGGTCGAGGCCACAGAGGGAATGTTCGCGAGAAAGGGCCGTCTGGATATCAGTGGACTCAAGGGGGCGGGCGCAGATTGGCTAGAGCGCTATAAGCCTTATATTGAGGATGGGAAGACCATCGTCTGCTCGCCACACCGCGTTTGGGGACCAGAGACAAATGACCTCGTCCTTCAGTTGCGTAAGCGGAGCATCAGCAAGGTGATCCTGGGAGGCATGCTGGCCAATATGTGCGTCGAATCTCACCTGCGTGAGTTATTGGAGCAAGGGTTCGAGGTGGCCGTAGTGAAGGACGCTACCGCGGCTCCCAAGCACCCCCAGTGGGGCTACGGCTACACGGCTGCTTTGATCAATTACGCGTTCCTCGCCCACGCTGTCCTGACTACCGACGACGCTGTGAAAACTATGCAGCGTGGCTGA
- a CDS encoding carbonic anhydrase: MSVNDIKNAAEFGRFVYSNGPGYDEPTVRAAFRNAVPLKTIAIYCYDPRAAEIPSVLAKVLPDEIYPGEVIYDAAGKKVGGTATIMPVVVAGGRAIDALRSITIGHHLFGVTNVAVVHHTNCGTSSFTAPGLIKTYLAEEGEDISTVYEKDSLAIANLAETLDHDVKLLRASAGIPKSVNIYGYVFNIDTDEFTLLISDLGTKQ; this comes from the coding sequence ATGAGCGTCAACGATATAAAAAATGCAGCGGAATTCGGACGGTTCGTATATTCCAACGGTCCAGGATACGACGAACCAACCGTTAGGGCAGCTTTCAGGAACGCCGTTCCCCTTAAGACGATCGCCATTTACTGCTACGATCCGCGGGCTGCAGAGATACCATCTGTCCTCGCCAAAGTCTTGCCCGATGAGATTTACCCAGGCGAGGTGATCTATGACGCAGCCGGCAAGAAGGTAGGCGGCACCGCGACAATCATGCCCGTGGTGGTCGCTGGAGGGAGGGCCATTGACGCCCTTCGATCCATCACGATCGGACATCACTTGTTTGGCGTGACCAACGTCGCGGTGGTACATCATACCAATTGCGGTACGAGCAGCTTCACCGCGCCTGGACTTATCAAGACATACCTTGCCGAGGAAGGCGAAGACATTTCGACGGTGTATGAGAAGGACAGTCTTGCTATTGCGAACCTTGCAGAGACCCTTGACCACGATGTAAAGCTTCTGCGTGCATCAGCCGGCATACCAAAGTCGGTCAATATTTACGGGTACGTGTTCAACATTGATACCGATGAATTCACGTTGCTCATTTCTGATCTCGGCACGAAACAGTAA